A window of the Brassica napus cultivar Da-Ae chromosome C5, Da-Ae, whole genome shotgun sequence genome harbors these coding sequences:
- the LOC106424984 gene encoding probable E3 ubiquitin-protein ligase RHY1A, whose protein sequence is MTSASELFSTRRSRRGRSVPDLESDSFLYRYHSDHHHRRHGIHHLNHRHDSNGCDPPRRAPPRLRRFCLSERRPVHDVQGTSQYLNTNGADLETEGNSFGNLERLPGAVLLARERLFERLRGVSLSSNSRSNRVSLSENQRESSFYGEPEGIQVSYECNKKPLGLTLGAINGLHRQTFSSAEVKTDRRDCSICLESFTNGDMLISLPCTHSFHSSCLNPWLKACGDCPYCRRAIAKDIEPCK, encoded by the exons ATGACGAGCGCATCGGAACTCTTCTCTACTCGAAGATCCCGTCGGGGTAGATCCGTCCCGGATTTAGAATCCGACTCTTTTCTTTATCGATACCACTCGGATCACCACCATCGACGTCACGGGATCCATCATCTTAATCACCGTCATGATTCCAACGGCTGTGATCCTCCCCGACGAGCCCCGCCGCGTCTCCGACGCTTCTGCCTCTCG GAACGTAGACCTGTTCATGATGTTCAAGGTACTTCACAGTATTTGAATACCAACGGTGCTGATTTGGAAACTGAAGGTAACAGCTTTGGAAACCTAGAGAGGCTTCCCGGAGCTGTTCTTCTCGCGAGGGAAAGACTTTTCGAAAGATTGAGAGGCGTTTCTTTGTCTAGTAACAG tCGAAGTAATAGAGTTTCACTGAGTGAGAATCAGAGAGAGTCCTCGTTCTATGGAGAACCAGAAGGGATTCAAGTGTCCTATGAATGCAACAAGAAACCATTAGGTCTCACACTAGGTGCCATTAATGGTTTACATCGGCAAACTTTTAGCTCAGCCGAGGTTAAAACTGATAGGAGAGATTGTAGCATATGTTTAGAGAGTTTCACTAACGGCGACATGCTTATTTCCTTGCCATGTACCCATAGTTTCCATTCCTCGTGCTTAAACCCTTGGCTTAAGGCTTGTGGAGATTGCCCTTATTGCCGTAGAGCCATAGCtaaggatatagaaccatgTAAATAG